CGAAGGTCAGGGCGCCCGCGACGACCGTGCCCGCGCCGAGCGCGGCGGCGAATCTCTTGAACATGGCTCTCCTTGTGGGGGATTGCAGGCGTGCGACCGGTTTGGCGCACGCCCGCGCCGCACGAAAGTGCCATGGTCACTTCAATTTGGTCAACCGTCTCGACGGAACTCGCACCCGAAAGTCTTCCCCCGGATCGTCACCCTGACGTAGCGTCAAAATCATTTCCGGCTGCTCCCGTTGGCGTCGACGCGCACGCCGGAGGTCCCGGCGCCGGGCAGCCGCGCGGCTCCCGCCCGGCGGAAACCCGGCGCGCCGGGAACACCACGGCGGGCCGCGGGCGGCGCTCGCGCCTATCGTGGGAAGCACCCCCCCGATCGGGAACCGGCGGCGTACGGCAGGTGGATCGTGAGCGGACCCGTCATCGACTACCGGACCGTCTTCCAGGCCCTGCCGAGCGCGGTCGCGCTGCTCACCCCCGACCTGGTGTTCGCCGACGCGAACGAGGCGTACCTGGTGCTGTCCGGGCGCGACCGGGCGCAGGTGCTGGGCCGCTTCCTGTTCGACGTGTTCCCGGACAACCCCCACGACCCCGACCCCTCGGGCGTGCGCAACCTGCACGCCTCGCTCCGGCGGGTCGCGGCCACCGGCGAGCGGGACACCATGGCCCTGCAGCGCTACGACGTGGAGGATCCCGACCGCCCCGGGGTGTGGCGGGAGCGCTACTGGAGCCCGGTCAACGTCCCCGTGCTCGGCCCGGACGGCGAGGTGCGGCTCATCGCGCACCGGGTCGAGGAGGTCACCGAGCTGATCAAGGCCGGCGGCGCCCCCGACAGCGACCGGGGACGGGTCCTGGAGGCCGAGCTGTTCGGCCGGGCCCGCGAGCTGCAGGACGTCAACGAGCGACTGCGCCGGGCCCACGCCCGCGAACGCGAGGTGGCCCTGCACCTGCAGGCCGCGATGCTGCCCGCGCCGCGCCCGCTGGGCCACCACCGGGCGGCCGTGCGGTACCGGCCCGCCGCCGGGGCGCTGAACGTCTGCGGCGACTGGTACGACCTGGTCGACCTGCCCGACGACGGGCGCACCGCCGTGGCCGTGGGCGACGTGGTCGGGCACGGGCTGCGCGCCGCCGGGGTGATGGGCCAGCTGCGCAGTGCCCTGTCGGCCGCCTCGCGGGTCGCCGTCGGCCCGGCCCAGGCCCTGGAGGTGCTCGACCGGTACGCCCGTTCCGTGGACGGTGCGGAGAACACCACCGCCGTGTCGGTCTACATCGACTGGGACGACCGCGCCCTCGCCTACAGCAGCGCCGGGCACCCGCCGCCCGCCCTGTGCGGGCCGGACGGCACCGTCGCCTTCCTGGACCGGGCCACCGACCCCCCGCTGGGCGCCCGCCCCGAGTACGCGGGCCGTCCCCAGTCACGGACGGCGTTCACGGAGGGCTCCGTCCTGGTCCTGTACACCGACGGCCTGGTCGAGCGCCGCCGCGAGGACATCGACACCGGGCTCTCCCGGCTGGCCCGCTCGCTGGCCCGCCACCGCCGCGCCGACCCCGGCCCCCTGGCCGACGCCCTGCTCGCCGACCTCGTCCCCGCCACCGGGCTCACCGACGACACCGCCCTGGTCGTGCTGCGCCTCTGACCGGCCGAACCGGCGGGATCACGGGACGGGGGCGCCCTCCGGGTCGGGCCGGGCGCCGTCGGCCGCGGCGGTCAGCAGGTCGAGCAGCGCGGTCCGCCCGCCGCTGCGCAGTTCGCGGCGCTGGCGGACCGCGCCGTTGCCCTCGGTGAGCAGGCGCTTCAGCAGGGGTTCGACCAGCGCGGTGTCGCCGTTGCGGTCCAGCGCCGGGCCGAGGGTGTCCAGTACGCGGTCCATGACGGCCGGCGGGGAGTCCAGCGCGCCGGTGTGCGGGTCGTAGAGCCGCTCGGTGCAGCCGTGCCGGGCCGCGTACCAGACGGCGGCGGCCAGTTCCTCCGGATGGCGGGGCGCCGGGTGCGCGGCGGGGCGGCCGCTGCCGCTGCCGCCGAGCAGGGTCGCGGCGATCGCCCGGACCAGCCCGGCCAGCATGACGGCCTCGTCGACGCGCAGCTGGACGTCCATGGCGCGGATCTCCACGGTGGGGTAGCGCTCCGACAGCCTGGCCTGCCAGTAGAGCTGGCCGAGGTCGGCGATCAGCCCGCGGTCGACCAGCGCCCGGATCCGGGCGTCGTAGTCGGCGGCGCCGTCGAACAGCGGGGGCACCCCGCTGACCGGCCACCGGCTGAAGACCACCGTCCGCCAGTCGGCGAAGCCGGTGTCGGTGCCTTCCCACATCGGCGAGTTGGCGGACAGCGCGACGATCAGCGGCAGCCAGGGGCGCAGCCCGTTGAGGACGGCGACGCCCGCCTCGCGGTCCGGCACCCCGACGTGCACGTGCATGCCGGTGATCAGCTGTTCGTCCGTCAACTGCCGGGCGTCCGCGCGGATGGCGCGGTACCGGGGGGTGTCGCTGACCGGCACCGCCAGGCGGTCGGCGAACGGTGCGGCGCCGCAGGCCGCCAGGCGGCACCCGTGGGTGGCGGCGGCGGCCGCGAGGGCTCCGCGCAGCCGCTCCAGGTGGGCGCCCACGTCGTCGAGCGTCTCGCAGACCGGGGTGGCCACCTCCAACTGGGCTTGCAGCAGTTCGCGCTGCACTTCGGACCCGTCGATCGTCGCCTGCAGGTCCGCCGCCTTCCGGACCTGCTCGGCCCGGGCCACCGGCACGCCGGTGGCGGCGTCCAGCAGCAGGTACTCCTCTTCCACACCCACAGTCACCATGGGCGACGGCTACCCCCCACCGGAGCATCAAACCAAACATCTCTCGATGTTGACTTGAGTTCGTTTCTGTTGAATGATCCTGGCGTCGGGGAGTTCGAGTGGAGGGTGTCGAGGGCATGAGCAAGTATCTGGTCACGGGCGGGGCCGGCTACGTGGGAAGCGTGGTGGCGGCGCACCTGTTGGAGGCCGGTCACCGGGTCACGGTGCTGGACGACCTGTCGACCGGGTTCGCGGTGGGTGTGCCGGACGGTGCGGAGTTCGTGCGGGGCCGGATCCAGGACGCGGCGGAGGTGCTCGACTCCTCGTACGAGGGGGTGCTGCACTTCGCGGCGTCCTCGCAGGTCGGCGAGTCGGTGGCGGACCCGGAGAAGTACTGGCGCAACAACGTGGCGGGTTCGCTCGAACTGGTGACGGCGATGCGCAAGGCGGGGGTCGGCACGCTGGTGTTCTCCTCGACGGCCGCGGTGTACGGGGAGCCGGAGGAGGTGCCGATCAAGGAGACCGCCCGGACGGCGCCGACCAGCGCCTACGGGTCCACCAAGCTGGCGGTGGACCACCTGATCACCTCGGAGGCGATCGCGCACGGGCTGGCCGCGGTGAGCCTGCGCTACTTCAACGTGGCCGGGGCGTACGGCCGTTACGGCGAGCGCCACGACCCGGAGTCGCACCTGATCCCGCTGGTGTTCCAGGCCGCGCTCGGGCAGCGCCCGCACATCGCGGTGTTCGGCGAGGACTACCCGACCCCGGACGGCACCTGCATCCGCGACTACATCCACATCGCCGACCTGGCCCAGGCGCACCTGCTGGCGCTGAGCGCCGCGAAGCCCGGCGAGCACCTGATCTGCAACCTCGGCAACGGCACCGGCTTCTCGGTGCGCGAGGTGATCGAGTCCGTGAAGCGGGTCACCGGCCGGGAGATCCCGGTGCAGATCGCCGACCGCCGCCCGGGCGACCCCGCGGTCCTGGTCGCCGCCGCCGACCGCGCCCGCGAGGCCCTCGGCTGGGA
The DNA window shown above is from Streptomyces sp. TLI_171 and carries:
- a CDS encoding glutamate--cysteine ligase codes for the protein MVTVGVEEEYLLLDAATGVPVARAEQVRKAADLQATIDGSEVQRELLQAQLEVATPVCETLDDVGAHLERLRGALAAAAATHGCRLAACGAAPFADRLAVPVSDTPRYRAIRADARQLTDEQLITGMHVHVGVPDREAGVAVLNGLRPWLPLIVALSANSPMWEGTDTGFADWRTVVFSRWPVSGVPPLFDGAADYDARIRALVDRGLIADLGQLYWQARLSERYPTVEIRAMDVQLRVDEAVMLAGLVRAIAATLLGGSGSGRPAAHPAPRHPEELAAAVWYAARHGCTERLYDPHTGALDSPPAVMDRVLDTLGPALDRNGDTALVEPLLKRLLTEGNGAVRQRRELRSGGRTALLDLLTAAADGARPDPEGAPVP
- a CDS encoding PP2C family protein-serine/threonine phosphatase yields the protein MSGPVIDYRTVFQALPSAVALLTPDLVFADANEAYLVLSGRDRAQVLGRFLFDVFPDNPHDPDPSGVRNLHASLRRVAATGERDTMALQRYDVEDPDRPGVWRERYWSPVNVPVLGPDGEVRLIAHRVEEVTELIKAGGAPDSDRGRVLEAELFGRARELQDVNERLRRAHAREREVALHLQAAMLPAPRPLGHHRAAVRYRPAAGALNVCGDWYDLVDLPDDGRTAVAVGDVVGHGLRAAGVMGQLRSALSAASRVAVGPAQALEVLDRYARSVDGAENTTAVSVYIDWDDRALAYSSAGHPPPALCGPDGTVAFLDRATDPPLGARPEYAGRPQSRTAFTEGSVLVLYTDGLVERRREDIDTGLSRLARSLARHRRADPGPLADALLADLVPATGLTDDTALVVLRL
- the galE gene encoding UDP-glucose 4-epimerase GalE, coding for MSKYLVTGGAGYVGSVVAAHLLEAGHRVTVLDDLSTGFAVGVPDGAEFVRGRIQDAAEVLDSSYEGVLHFAASSQVGESVADPEKYWRNNVAGSLELVTAMRKAGVGTLVFSSTAAVYGEPEEVPIKETARTAPTSAYGSTKLAVDHLITSEAIAHGLAAVSLRYFNVAGAYGRYGERHDPESHLIPLVFQAALGQRPHIAVFGEDYPTPDGTCIRDYIHIADLAQAHLLALSAAKPGEHLICNLGNGTGFSVREVIESVKRVTGREIPVQIADRRPGDPAVLVAAADRAREALGWEPERPELDRIVADAWEFTLAHRA